The sequence tttgtttgtagTTCAATCATTTATGGGTTTTGTAAGATAGGAAAGCCAGAACTTGCTATTGGGTTTTTTGAAAATGCTGTAAAAGTTGGAGCTTTAAGGCCCAATGTTGTGACATATACTACACTTGTGAGTGCACTTTGTATGTTAGGTAGAGTTAGTGAGGTCTGTGATTTGGTTTGTAGGATGGAGAAGGAAGGACTGGCATTTGATGTTGTCTTTTATAGCAATTGGATTTGTGGGTATTTTAGGGAAGGGATGTTAATGGAAGCGTTACGAAAGCATGGGGAAATGGTGGAAAAAGGAATAAATCTGGATATGGTAAGCTATACTGTACTCATTGATGGTTTTTCCAAGGGAGGGAATGTGGAGAAGGCGGTTGGTTTTCTAGACAAGATGATTGAAAATGGGTCAAGACCCAATTTGGTTACCTATACTTCAATTGTGATGGGGTTTTGCCAGAAAGGAAAAATGGATGAGGCGTTTGCAGCATTTAAGATGGTTGAAGATATGGGAATGGAAGTGGATGAGTTCATTTATGCTGTTTTGATTGAAGGGTTTTGTAGGGAAGGAGACTTTGATCGTGTTTATCAGTTGCTTCAGGACATGGAGCTTAAGAGGATTAGTCCAAGCATTGTTACTTATAATACTTTGATCAATGGGTTGTGCAAGAGTGGGAGGACACTAGAAGCAGATGAAGTCTCAAAAAGGATACAAGGAGATGTAGTTACATACAGTACATTGTTACATGGGTACACAGAGGAAGAGAACAGTGCAGGGATTTTGGAAATTAAAAGGAGGTGGGAAGAAGCTGGAGTTTGCATGGATATTGTAATGTGTAACATACTTATCAAAGCACTTTTTATGGTTGGTGCATTTGAAGATGTGTATGCACTGTACAAAGGAATGAAAGAAATGGATTTGGTTGCAGATTCAGTTACTTATTGTACATTGATCGATGGATATTGTAAATTCAGTAGAGTTGATGAAGCACTTGAGATATTTGATGAGTTTAGGAAGACGTTAGCTTCTTCAGTTGCATGCTACAATTGTATGATTAATGGACTGTGCAAGAATGGTATGGTGGATGTGGCCACAGAGGTATTCATTGAACTCAGTGAGAAAGGTTTGACTTTTGATGTGGGCATCTATATGACTTTAATCAAGGCAATAGCTAAAGCAGAAAGCATGGAGGGGGTTTTGAATCTAATTTATAGAATTGAGAATCTGGGATTGGACATGTATGACACTATATGCAATGACACAATCAGTTTTCTGTGCAAGCAGAAATGTCCCCTGGCCGCAACTGAAGTGTGCATGGTGCTCAGGAAGAATCAGTTGATTGTTACATGTAAGTCTTACTATTCAATTTTGAAAGGGCTTATTGATGATGGAAAAATATGGCTGAGTAAGCTCTTAATAGGAAGTTTTATGAAAGACTATGGCATTGCAGAACCTAAATTAAGTAAGATACTGCTGCATTACCTCAGTCTGAAAGACATTAACAGTGCACTTTGTTTTCTGAGTAAGATGAAGGAGAATGATTCATCTGTCACTTTTCCTGTTTTTGCTTTAAAAGTACTAATGAAAACTGGTAGATTTTTGGCTGCCTATGAACTTGTCATGGGAGCTAAACATAATCTACCAGTTATGGATGTGGTTGATTACTCTATCATTGTTGATGGCCTTTGCAAAGGAGGGTATCCTGTCAAGGCTTTAGATCTCTGTGCTTTTGTTGAAAAGATGGGtgtaatttttaacataataactTATAATTCAGTCATAAACGGACTGTGCCGACAAGGTTGTCTTGTTGAAGCATTTCGGCTATTCGATTCATTAGAGAAAATAAACTTGATTCCCTCAGAAATAACATATGCGACACTCATTGACAACTTATGTAAAGAAGGATATTTGGTGGATGCCAAGAAATTACTTAAGAGGATGCTCCTCAAGGGCTATAAAGGAAACACACGCATCTATAACTCATTCATTCACGGTTACTGCAAGTTTGGACAACTAGAGGAAGCCTTGATGATTCTGGATCATATGGAGATCAAATACCTTGTTCCTGATGAATTTACTGTCAGTTCTGTGATTTATGGTTTTTGTCAAAAGGGTGACATGGAAGGGGCTCTAGGATTTTATTTTGAACACAAGGGGAAAGGTATATCCCCTGATTTCTTGGGTTTTCTGCGTTTGATAAGAGGCCTTTGTGCAAAGGGGAGGATGGAAGAGGCCAGGAGCATTTTAAGAGAAATGCTTCAGTCACAATCTGTTAAGGAGCTGATAAACAGAGTCAACACAGAGGTGGAAACAGAATCAATAGAAAGTATTCTTGTCTTTTTATGTGAGCAGGGAAGTATCAAGGAAGCAGTTACTGTACTTAATGAAGTTGGCTCTGTGttttttcctgttgaaaagtGGTTTGGCCCTTTTCATGAATCTCAAGAACTGCTGCCACTTTCAGAGTTGAATGGTTTTAGTAGTGTTTCTTCCAGCACTGTATCTTCTTGTGAAAGAAATGATTTGGATTTGGCATCTGTGAATAAAGTAGATAACATGGTGGAGAACCCTGGTGATTTGAAGAAGATTTCTCAATGTAATTTCTTTGACTCTTATTACTCTCATATTGCACCACTCTGCTTGAAAGGGGAGCTACGGGAGGCTAATATATTAGCAAAGGAGATGCTTGCTAGTTTGGATGGAGATTGTTAATGGGTTACACATTGTTTGGTTCTACCACGTTCACAGTTTCTTCCTCCCATGCAGAACATGTAACCTCCCTATTACAAATTTCAGGTGCATCAAACTCATTTTTGCTTGTTTATGGTCTTTAAACTGAGATAATGTTATTCAGTATTGTGGTCTACGCTAAATAATCCTGCAAAGAGCAGTTTAACACAATAATGATGCTAGAATTTAAATATGTGATGTAGTGGATAAGATGGTGTCTTAATTAATGGTTTGACTTGGTCATATGTGTTTTCAGAATAAATGAGTCAAAACTTTGAAATAGTATCTTAGGAAAGTTAAACTATGCGTATGAGATTATTGGTTTCAAGAGGTCAAGGAAATAGAAATCTTGCAAGCACCAAAGACTAAGGCTATATAAGGAGTCTTGTAGTGTAGATGTCAcatcatgttattttatatttttaatgaattatctTTTATGGCTGTTTAGGTTGAGTTTGGCTCCCTTCTATCCATTTAtggtttgcttcttcttcttcttttttccgcGGGTGTGGATTTGaatatttatgtttcttctCTCCTCCCATCGTATCAGTAAGTCTTATCTTCTGTTATAAAAGGCATTCCGATAAAGTCAAcattaaagtgtttttgaacTTGATGCATCTGGGTTGCTCGGAAGATTATACAAGGTTGAAGTCTAATTCATCTTGTGAAATTCAACGAGATCAGCCTACtagcacatattttttattggaaaccaaatgttttaaattttgggttttgcaTGTCCCATTTGTAAGCTTTTGATATTTTCAGCTACGTCCTTGTGTTACAGTCCACCATACATAACATGAGGAACCCATTTCTTTGGCTTTAGGCATTTGAAGGAGCCAACTTCTATCTTGcattgcttatatatatatatatatatatatataactaccTCTTGCAATCCTTTCATAGCTGCACTTGGCTGGGTTTGGCTTTCCACCATCCCCTCCCTTCGACTCTCTGTCACCTTAAGTCATAATATTGTGAAGATTGTCGTTCTCTTTTTGTTACAATTGTTTCAAAACTTTcctgtttcttttttcatttatgcTCTTTAAAGATAAGCTTTCTGGTgtgaaatcaaattaataatacaagGTATTAGAACTCATTTAAGTTGTTCTGCTTTTGGGAACAATTTAGGAGTTAAACTGAAACAAtgtatatgaaatattaaatgagaataCTTCAGAGCAGACAAATGACAGGCTGTGAATGGTCTTATGGTCTAATAAAATGCCTCATTTTTCTGGCCGTGAAACTGTGGTTTCAGGGGTTTAGTAAGCATAATGGACAAGcatttactttatatttttgaagGAAGAAACGAATACTGGGTGCTTTTAAAAGTTGCTTCCAAGGATGTAGGTTTGTAAATACTTTTCCGCCAAATTCCCTAAGCATGTAAGCATTCTTTCATCCATTTCAAGATCCAGATGGATCGTAGCACCTCCTTCCGCTTCTTTTTCTTCACATGCTTTCCCTTGCGTATCCAAAcagaaataaatttgacaatgaTGAAAATGATCTCATTTTAAACAtctccctcctcctcctcctcctccttttctttttcttttttatgtaatttccGTTTCATCTTTTTCATATGGTTATTCATTCAGCTTCATAATAAGACCTTCACCTGAACAGCATCATCCACAAGTAAAATATTCACTTTTATCATTGGGATATGATTTGGTTCCCTTATCTTGTTTAGCTGGTGCATCAAATTTATCCTCATAATCTGTTAATGACTAGAACCATTTACATTGATACAGGGAATGGGGAGGCTAGGAAATTGAATGAATGAAGCAGCATCACTCTCTTCAGCAATCTCATATTGTTTaaggtaaattttaaaattcttgatgtttttatattctCCTCTGTTTTGTCTTTCCTTAATTTTGGTCTTGAATTGTTAATTtagagttttcttttttgttattttaggatGTCTTGATGGGATTGCTTTTCGTTGAGGTGATTCTGGGAGCCTGGGCTTCATGATCTGGAATGGTTCAACAGGGCTTGCATGAGCTGAAGATGGATTTTATACAGGCGTAGCAGGGATCTTTCCTATTTCATTGGCCCTATCTGTCCTAATTGCCATGGAGACCATAGTGGCTGTCAATCCAACATGCTTGgggttttgaattttatcatttcgCATCTTATGATGAAAATCAGCAGGGTTTAGGTTCTCTCTATAACTTTCTTTCTTCTATGGCTGTAATGTAACCtccttttttatggtttttcttggTGGTGTTGCCTCTAACGTCCAAAATTGCTAGATAGAATTGGAGAGGGTTCTGCTCTTACACTCGTGATGGTTTGTGAAAATTGCCAGGGACACTCCAATGTTTCTTCTGCAAAGCAAGGATGAGTCGTATAAAAAGATGCATTGCATGAGGGGATCATGAGATGTTATTCCGATCCACACAGCAGGGTGTCTAGCAACAAAGTTTGGATATTTAGGCGTCTGAGTTGGCTGCTGGCATAACAAGGTGGTGACTTTCTGCATGGCGTCTTCTGGCAATGTTTCTGTGTTGGTTTTCGAGTAATGTAATCTTCTGCATTCAATATCAGAAATATATTCTTGTGATCATAGTTCCGAAACCTGGCCAAATcagataatttaaattatagtttttgtgATCATAGTTCGACATTCAATATCAGATAATGTAAATTATAAACCCTAATCAATATATTGTAGTCATTATAGGGATTctgaaataaatagaaaaaaataaaactataaagtataatatttgattttttaaactaaataggaaaaaaaaaagagcttcatttttttctaaaataaatagaaacaaaataactgacaaaataaataatttacccaaaaaattatattgcatCAAGTATGCactaattaatttgatgaattatttattatgtATGAGAGCtagatttgtaaaaaaaaatgtagggaaaaaaacctgaaaaatcaagaaaacaaaaaaaaaaatctagctgaaaaaaccaaattaatatattagaaaacccaaaaaaaaattgttcagtTTTCTATTAGAAGTCTGAAAGTGATTAAACTATATTGATTTAACCATCATTGAACTAAATTGGTTTAACCAATATTGAACTGAGTTGCAAAAAACAGGTGTAAATAAGGAATTTTCTTCTAACCatgaaataatcaaaatattatttttatttatttgttttataattgcCTTTTATATCATGATAAGTTTTTGcttatcttatttgaataacCACTACTCGAATGATTTTAAGCATCCCTATATTGAATCGCTATGTTACCCAAAGATTTAACTATAAAAGATCAAAAACAGGCTAACCataattatagtttatttttgttgtaaCTAAAGATGTGGCTAAATTGTTATGTAATGAAAGTTAATCATGCCATTCTAGATCATAAAAGCAAGTCATTTTAGGTTATAATAACCATGTCATAATAAGGTCGGTTTTTATGACATGTTTAATGACATAATTGACTTTTATAACCTATAATTAAATGACTTATTTCCATGATATGGTTGGCTTTTATGACATGATTGGCTTTTATGGCCTAAAATATCTAAGTGAAGCTCAATTTGATTAATGATTAATCTAGAATTTGCATGGTGACTAGGTGTATTTATACACCTAGTCCATGAGATTTtcttgtgaagaaaaaaaatgtattattaaggaaaaaattaatatgttatcATTGATTAGTCATGATAATCACGTGTCATTCTATAATTGTTGTgtcatatatattagtgatggAAATGAAGTTTGCTATTCATAGTGCTAGGTGAAAGAAATAACTTGCtcattatgaaattttataaagCTCAATTGGACCTGGTGTGTAtgatatatcatataaaaagcgcgcatgaaaaaatataatgaatagtGTCTTAGTTATAATACCGAAAAAGGCTTAGCAGGTAAACCTTGTAACCTACTAATATAGGGTTTGGCTTGCACAAGATCATTGAAAAAACTGgaggatttttttaaatcatattatcTTAGGGTTTTTCTCTACTATttcaagcatttaaaaaaaaaaaaacacttgaattaACTTGTATTAGCTGGCCCATTTCTTATTCCAAACCTTAGATCATACTGATTTTTAGGTCAGGgcatataattatgattatggtaagtgcaaagattttttttccaataaagtCACCAATTAGAAGGGTACAGATAGACATTCCAgattgctttgtttttcttgataatGTGAGAAAGGAGTCCAGGTGAGGAAATGGTATCAACTCCCCATTGAGCCTACGGACAAATCAGACCCCTCAAAAGCCGAGGGATCTCCTCTTCACTGTGCATCTCACCTCCTTCCTCGTCAGGATCAATTCAAATGCAGACAGGTGTTGTCTCTCAGGTTTTTACCACAGCATTATTCAAATGTAATGCCATATAGAAGCATTTACAAAGACAGGCATCCAAATTCAACAAGCCAAGGTGAGAGGTCCTAGAATTTGGAAactttgaagaaaagaaacactcTTTCAATTCAAATGGAAAGCTGGAAAATTGGGAATTTTAAGCTGATATAATTTCCtgtctttaagaaaaaaaaacaaatttaaaggaATTTTGTTTCTAAGCTTCTGACAAATTTTCAAATGAGTTGTACAACGTTTTGTCTTTGAAAGTtcgcaattttattttattttttttatttttacaaaacatCCAACCATTAAATGCACTAAAAGAAATCCCTCAAAATTCACTATACCAAAGGAGAACACTAATGGCCcaaaatgaagggaaaaaatggATAACAAATCACCCACTCCTGTGGAAGGCGGCAACACTAGCTAACTGTTGGCCTCCATCCCATCTAAAGTCATCCTAACTGCTCTCCAAGTTGCCCTTGCACACAAGAATTGTGCTAGAGGAACGGAACATTCACACCTTGATGACACAACATTTACAAATTTGTAACTTGGAAGGTTCGATGAGAAACCAAGATGGTGGGTGGTCGAAAGCAACAGTCGGTTCGACCAAAGAATTTGAAGTGTTAAAACTATCTCACTCAAAGTGCTGTGTAGCTCGAGAAAAGCTGCAACAAATCATCAATAGTTTCTTTGTGGAATTTCCTCGCAAACAAGTAACATGGTCGTGTGATACCATTCCAAAGGCAAGGCTGCACCTGCACTTCCTTCTACAAAAAGCACAAGGGAAGGGAGAAACAAAGACGTCAGCCAACAGCTCATGAAAGAATCCAGTACCTAAATAGCCTTGAAAAAATTGTACCTTTTCATCACTTGTCACATGAATACTCAAATCGATTGACTgtgtaaagataaaaacattCATATGGTTACGATCAAGTCCCGTATGAATAACACAACACGGTTCAACAAAAAACATCCATAAGACATTAACTACAAATATAACAGGAACAACCAGTCCACCTTTAAACATATTGGCATGCCAACCTACATAAAGGCCAGTAAATGATTCAATCCAGTTGTGATGACCAATCATACCGTGTTACATTGTCATACAAAGGGGAAGCAAGGGAATAGTTACTAAAATGATAGGCTATCTGGGATGAAGGATTGGGTATTTGATGGATGTTAGTAAACTCCAATCACTTCCATTCAGCTGTATCTACAAAGAACTTTAAACTACTATGCCAGTGATAAACCAAACTCTCACTAAAAACACCAATGGCAGTACCTATTCGAAAAGATACTCTTAAATATGAAGAAAGACCTACCGTGATATTCCTCAGAAGGTCATAAGTTACATCCTGAGACCTATACAATTTTGGATGCCATTTTCTCTCGGACCAGTCAACATGTGTTACTGACCAGTTTGCTATTCCACCTGGATCAACTATCtgaattcatatataaaaaagaatgtcATAATGAGGAACCAGGATATGGAAGGTCAAGTTAATGGAATATTGAGGAAGATTCTCACATGGAAGAAGGTTGGCAAATAATGTTCATCAGCAATGCAATTTTTCCCTTCCAAGCCAGGCtgaaattatgtaaaaaaatccaTGTCAATATCATAATCAGAACAAAATCTAGAAACTCCATAATGTACAAAGTCCCACAAGCAAGCATGTTGtcatgaaatatttaaaaatggtCACAGTTAACAAATGCAAGATAAAAGACAATTTGTTGTGGCATTTGCTTGAACTTAAAACATGGAAGAAGGGTCCAGAGTTAAGCTGAATGAGATTGAATATcgaacaattttttaatttagatcatCCTGCCATCCAGTAATGACATCATATTGTTCCCTGCTGTGGGAATCTGATATGGTTCCAGGAGGAAAACACAAGTTGGATGCAAAGCgtacaaaatattttgttggtgaAAGAGATGCAGACAGTCTGGTTGTAATAGGTTTTCAAATTGCaatccaagtaaaaaacaagaaaagaacaaaaaaaaaaatggaataaaacaaagaaagaaaaggacaaataattaagaaattataaagaaagaacaaatgaatcttcaaataaaaaaaaacagagcatgCAGCGATCATGAACAAATAAAGAATCCTTTATTCTGATTATTATTCCTAATATTAGAGTTGTATGACCAAGTgtgaatgatataaaaaaaaatgttctctGGATGGAGGTCAGACGGATCAAACAAAATTTAGGAAGATCTCTAAGATCTTTAAGGAAAAATTCCCTAAAATCTCAAATACTGTTTTGTTCCAATGTGAGAATCAAGAGCTAAGTGTGTATTCAGCAAACCAAATTCTTGCACTACACTCAGAAGAGACAACATGTaccatgaagaaaataaaacaatcataTACATATATGCAACTCTGTGGCTGTTGGAATAATCCAAAACCCATATAAAACAGATTAAACACCTATTACAAAACCATAACTTAAGTCAGAATTCAGGAGACAATACCTTGCAGTAATCACGGAATTTTGAATAGTAAAGGCTGTCAGCCAAAACCATCACAGCATGCTGTCGCTTCATTGAGAACCACTGCATAAAAGTTCATTCATTAAAAACTGTGAAAATAAACTGACAGAATTTGAATCGATGTGCTCTCTATGTTGACGTATCTATCTCCACCAAAAGCTCCATTGTAAACATGACAACATATCTAGAAGTCACACTAATATGCTTCTATGCCTGACGGTAAGATATTACATCAAGAACCCACGTTCAAGGGTAAATAGCCAAAAGCTTGGCATGATCATAACTAGTAGGAATTACAATAGACATTTACTTCTGGCCTTCTAATGGTATTGCATGTTCATGCAGccaataatgaaaaatatgaaataattgACTGCATTATTTTCTTTAGTTGCTCCTGGGAGAACAAAAAGGGTTGCCATAAAAAATATAGCCATATGGTCAAATTGGCTTGGAGGAAGCATACCTGTGCACCCTTACTAAAGTCTTTCATCTCAACTTCA is a genomic window of Populus alba chromosome 18, ASM523922v2, whole genome shotgun sequence containing:
- the LOC118039531 gene encoding pentatricopeptide repeat-containing protein At5g57250, mitochondrial, which gives rise to MSFSPSSSSSSSSSVQTLLKSGFSPTLKSINQFLHFLSKSHKYELITHFFCQINRNKIKCNRQTLSVFTFALLKLDKFEEAEHFMKTQMEKSLKVSGFGVWDSLIRGFSVNKKDPEKGLSILKDCLRNYGILPSSFTFCSMIHSFSYKRNMSGAIEVLELMKDEKVRYPFNNFVCSSIIYGFCKIGKPELAIGFFENAVKVGALRPNVVTYTTLVSALCMLGRVSEVCDLVCRMEKEGLAFDVVFYSNWICGYFREGMLMEALRKHGEMVEKGINLDMVSYTVLIDGFSKGGNVEKAVGFLDKMIENGSRPNLVTYTSIVMGFCQKGKMDEAFAAFKMVEDMGMEVDEFIYAVLIEGFCREGDFDRVYQLLQDMELKRISPSIVTYNTLINGLCKSGRTLEADEVSKRIQGDVVTYSTLLHGYTEEENSAGILEIKRRWEEAGVCMDIVMCNILIKALFMVGAFEDVYALYKGMKEMDLVADSVTYCTLIDGYCKFSRVDEALEIFDEFRKTLASSVACYNCMINGLCKNGMVDVATEVFIELSEKGLTFDVGIYMTLIKAIAKAESMEGVLNLIYRIENLGLDMYDTICNDTISFLCKQKCPLAATEVCMVLRKNQLIVTCKSYYSILKGLIDDGKIWLSKLLIGSFMKDYGIAEPKLSKILLHYLSLKDINSALCFLSKMKENDSSVTFPVFALKVLMKTGRFLAAYELVMGAKHNLPVMDVVDYSIIVDGLCKGGYPVKALDLCAFVEKMGVIFNIITYNSVINGLCRQGCLVEAFRLFDSLEKINLIPSEITYATLIDNLCKEGYLVDAKKLLKRMLLKGYKGNTRIYNSFIHGYCKFGQLEEALMILDHMEIKYLVPDEFTVSSVIYGFCQKGDMEGALGFYFEHKGKGISPDFLGFLRLIRGLCAKGRMEEARSILREMLQSQSVKELINRVNTEVETESIESILVFLCEQGSIKEAVTVLNEVGSVFFPVEKWFGPFHESQELLPLSELNGFSSVSSSTVSSCERNDLDLASVNKVDNMVENPGDLKKISQCNFFDSYYSHIAPLCLKGELREANILAKEMLASLDGDC